Within the Petrotoga miotherma DSM 10691 genome, the region AAATCGTATCATCAAAACATCCGCGTAAAGCGGATGTTTTTTATATGTTAGATAATAATAAGTCACCATCAAAAGGAGAAAATACTTGCTATTAGAAAATCGAACCAAGATAATTTCAAAACTCTACCCAACTAGCACCTTTTTCTGCACTTTCTATACACTTTTCTATAAACCGCATACCATCTACTCCGTCTTCTATAGTGGGGAAATCTAAGTCTCTTTGTTCTAAAAGTTCTCCTTTTTTCTTTTTTGTAATAGCGTTTATAAACTTATCGTATACCCTTGCAAAGGCTTCAACATACCCTTCCTGATGCCCACCAGGAGTCACATAATCATTTTTAATAAAATCATCAACCTTTTCGCTTCCTCTTGATAAGGTTATAAAAGGATGATTCACTTTAGAGATCTTCAAGTAATTTGCGTGTTCTTGTGACCATTCTATAGATCCCTTTGCCCCATATATACCGATATCCAAAGTATTTTCATGTCCCACAGCAATTTGAGACGTCCAGTATATTCCTTCTGCCCCATTATCGTAATTTATTAGTATAGATGCATTATCATCAAGTCTATCTGGCTCTACAAACTTGTCCATTCTGGCGATTAAGGTCTTTATCTTTAACCCTGTTAGGAAAGAAACCACGTTATTAACATGTACTCCGATATCAGCGACACAGTTGGATAGACCTGAAACTTTTGGATCTGATCTCCATTCATGGCGAGCATTTTTACCGGCAAATGGGACCTTTGCCATCCATTCACTTATGTATCGACCATTGATAAATCTAACTTCACCTATTTCCCCTCTTTTAATTAACTCCCGTGCGTATCTTAACATAGAATAACCCGTATAGGAGTAAGCAACAGCAAAAAGTAGGTTGTTTTTTCTTGCTAACTGTTTTAGTTCTTCAGCTTCTTTTAGAGTTATGGTTAATGGTTTTTCACACATCACATTTATTCCAGATTCTAAAAATTTTTTTGCCACTTCATAATGTGAACTGTTGGGTGTAACTATGGATACAAAATCTATTTTATCGGGCCTTTTAGACTCCTCCTCAGCCATTTCTTCATAATTTCTGTACAATCTTTTCTCTTCTATTTTTAACTCTTTGCCTGTTGCCAAAGTGTTTTTGAAGTTTCTTGAAAAACTTCCACAGACTAATTCTGCCTTCCCATGAAGATTTATAGCTTTTCTGTGAACTATACCTATTTGAGAGTCTTTACTTCCTCCTACCATTCCATAAGTCAATCTTTTGAACATATTTTATCCCTCCTCTTAGTTGAGTTTTTTACTTTCTTTAGCATCTCTAACCTTTCTTTAGCGCCCTTTCACCCCGCTCCCCACCCATAAGGATAAAGGAGTTTGGTTTTAAAATTTGACCCAAATGCCTCCATTTTTTGAACTTTCTACACATTTTTCAATAAACCTCATCCCTCTTAATCCCGCATTTACACTTTGGAAATGGGCATTGTCGTTGGTTAAAATTTCACCGTTCTTTTTATTTATTAAATCGGTGATAAATGCGGTATAAGTATTTTTGAAACCTATGTTTGTTCCAGGAATTTCATCCTCATTTTGAATTGTCTCTTCTTCGTGGTCTTCATGCAAAATTGTTAATTTGTTTGCCTGCTTAAAACTCCATTTCAGTGTAGCTTCTGAACCATACACAGAAATGTTGAAATTGTTGTTCTCTCCTATGGCAATTTGAGACATGTAAAGTAACCCTTTACTTTTATCTTTAAAATTTATCATCACAGTAGAGTTGTCGTCTAATTTTCTCGATTCAACAAAAGTATCAAGGCGAGCACATAAACTATCGATTTCTTTTCCAATAAGATATGAAACCATGTTTTCCACATGACTGCCTATGTCGGCTGTAGTATTGGCAAAACCACTTTGGTTTGGATCCAATCTCCATTGGGCTTGTTTGTTTTCATCTTCGATCTTTTTAGCGAGCCATCCCTGAATATATTGTACGTTAACAAACCTTATTTCACCTAACTCACCTTTTTCTATTTTGTGCCTTGCTAAGGAAATCACCGGATACCCCACATATGAATACGTCACACACAACAAAAGATCGTTATCATCTGCTAACTGTTTTAACTCTTCAGCTTCTTTTACTGTTGTTGTGAGGGGTTTATCGCAGACAACGTTTATACCTTTTTCTAAGAAGGTTTTAGCTATTTCATAATGGGAAGCATTCGGAGTCGCAATAACTACAAAATCAATTTTATTTTTCTTTTTGCTCTCCTCTTCGGCCATTTCCAAGTAATTTTCATACAATCTATCTTTCTTTATGCCCCATTTTTTGCCTGTTTTTAATGTTTTTTTATAATCCCTTGAAAAACAGCCACTAACTAATTTGGCCCTTCCATCTGATAATATTGCGTTTCTATGTGCCTCACCTATCATAGAATCTATGGATCCACCAACCATTCCGTAGGTTATTTTTTTTGACATAACACACCTCCATAAAAAGATTTCTTTTTAATATTTTAACATAAATGCTTTTTCTTTTAAAAAAATATGGTATAATTTAGATACGATTAATTTAGTCGTTTTTATTTATCGTTAATTGTGAAAATATTCACAGTAAAAGGAGGGATTCATATTATGGCAGGAAGATTGGAAGGAAA harbors:
- a CDS encoding Gfo/Idh/MocA family protein, with protein sequence MFKRLTYGMVGGSKDSQIGIVHRKAINLHGKAELVCGSFSRNFKNTLATGKELKIEEKRLYRNYEEMAEEESKRPDKIDFVSIVTPNSSHYEVAKKFLESGINVMCEKPLTITLKEAEELKQLARKNNLLFAVAYSYTGYSMLRYARELIKRGEIGEVRFINGRYISEWMAKVPFAGKNARHEWRSDPKVSGLSNCVADIGVHVNNVVSFLTGLKIKTLIARMDKFVEPDRLDDNASILINYDNGAEGIYWTSQIAVGHENTLDIGIYGAKGSIEWSQEHANYLKISKVNHPFITLSRGSEKVDDFIKNDYVTPGGHQEGYVEAFARVYDKFINAITKKKKGELLEQRDLDFPTIEDGVDGMRFIEKCIESAEKGASWVEF
- a CDS encoding Gfo/Idh/MocA family protein, which codes for MSKKITYGMVGGSIDSMIGEAHRNAILSDGRAKLVSGCFSRDYKKTLKTGKKWGIKKDRLYENYLEMAEEESKKKNKIDFVVIATPNASHYEIAKTFLEKGINVVCDKPLTTTVKEAEELKQLADDNDLLLCVTYSYVGYPVISLARHKIEKGELGEIRFVNVQYIQGWLAKKIEDENKQAQWRLDPNQSGFANTTADIGSHVENMVSYLIGKEIDSLCARLDTFVESRKLDDNSTVMINFKDKSKGLLYMSQIAIGENNNFNISVYGSEATLKWSFKQANKLTILHEDHEEETIQNEDEIPGTNIGFKNTYTAFITDLINKKNGEILTNDNAHFQSVNAGLRGMRFIEKCVESSKNGGIWVKF